In Juglans microcarpa x Juglans regia isolate MS1-56 chromosome 8D, Jm3101_v1.0, whole genome shotgun sequence, the following are encoded in one genomic region:
- the LOC121241829 gene encoding uncharacterized protein LOC121241829, whose translation MPGMGFQGQTSSTGAGSRARNASSPDSVILTLESNFCSLFSSASASVERCSFASDAHDRDSLASEISLHLAGTDHGDHHESSSGPDLDPGPNKRTGHNNYNKHSRFFSKGENAKVLKDDSDADFEDKNQPLDSARSSFSLALKECQDRRSRSEVLSKKPDRRRPASLDLNNVTVASSSPRLATMKKSSAVSSRKSGSFPSPGTPSYRQAGIGMQKGWSSERVPMQTSTNRRQPANAALQPFNNGRSTLPSKWEDAERWIFSPVSVDGVERPSIQPQQRRPKSKSGPLGPPGIAYYSMYSPAMPMFDGDGVAASPFGVIAADGLVMHSSGNVGVFPVRTEPCMARSVSVHGYSEMLSQLSLPGLQDEKLDGLKDAGTDISRGVSRRDMATQMSPEGSSHSSPQRRISFSASTPCALPILELQSVPSSKMEVRDVQVDEHVTVTRWSKKHRARFPGKSSEKVDDWKKKGVDAQSSNLDIRSISKLKREEAKITAWENLQKAKAEAAIRKLEMKLEKKRSSSMDKIMNKLRSAQKRAQDMRSSVLSNQAHQVTSTSHKAPSFRRTRQMGTLSGCFTCHAF comes from the exons ATGCCAGGGATGGGATTTCAGGGGCAGACTTCCTCGACAGGTGCCGGCTCGAGAGCTCGCAATGCTAGTAGCCCTGACTCCGTCATCCTCACTCTCGAATCCAACTTCTGCAGCCTCTTCTCCTCTGCTTCCGCCAGCGTCGAGCGCTGTTCTTTTGCTTCAGATGCCCACGACCGCGATTCCCTCGCTTCTGAAATCTCCCTC CATTTGGCAGGAACTGACCATGGCGATCACCACGAGAGCTCGAGTGGTCCAGATCTAGATCCGGGTCCGAACAAACGCACAGGGCACAACAACTACAACAAGCACAGTCGTTTCTTCAGTAAAGGAGAAAATGCCAAAG TTCTAAAGGACGACAGTGACGCAGATTTTGAAGACAAAAATCAGCCTCTAGATTCTGCAAGGAGCTCCTTCTCTCTAGCTCTCAAAG AATGTCAGGATCGGAGATCCAGATCTGAAGTTCTATCCAAGAAGCCAGATAGACGAAGACCCGCTTCATTGGATCTCAACAATGTTACCGTCGCCTCCTCTTCGCCGCGGCTGGCAACCATGAAGAAAAGCTCGGCTGTGTCGTCTCGCAAGTCCGGTTCGTTTCCGAGTCCCGGGACACCGAGTTATCGTCAGGCGGGCATCGGAATGCAAAAGGGTTGGAGCTCGGAGCGTGTACCAATGCAAACCAGTACTAATCGGAGGCAGCCAGCGAACGCCGCGTTGCAACCTTTCAATAACGGAAGGTCGACGTTGCCATCGAAATGGGAAGATGCAGAGAGGTGGATTTTCAGTCCGGTTTCCGTAGATGGTGTTGAGCGGCCTTCGATCCAGCCACAGCAGAGGCGGCCAAAGTCTAAGAGTGGTCCTCTCGGTCCTCCTGGGATTGCATATTACTCTATGTATTCGCCGGCTATGCCGATGTTTGATGGGGATGGTGTTGCGGCTTCTCCGTTTGGTGTGATAGCAGCAGACGGATTGGTCATGCATTCTAGTGGCAATGTTGGGGTCTTTCCTGTGCGGACAGAGCCTTGCATGGCCCGTTCAGTTAGTGTGCATGGGTACTCTGAGATGCTGAGTCAATTATCGTTGCCTGGATTACAAG ATGAAAAGCTTGATGGGCTCAAGGATGCAGGCACTGATATATCTCGTGGTGTTTCAAGAAGGGACATGGCGACCCAAATGAGCCCAGAGGGTAGCAGTCACTCATCTCCTCAAAGAAGGATTTCTTTCTCTGCCTCTACTCCATGTGCCCTTCCTATTTTGGAGTTGCAGAGTGTCCCATCCTCTAAAATGGAAGTTAGAGACGTCCAGGTAGATGAACATGTCACCGTGACTAGGTGGTCCAAGAAACATAGAGCTCGATTTCCTGGGAAGAGCTCAGAGAAAGTTGATGACTGGAAAAAGAAAGGCGTGGATGCTCAATCTTCAAATTTGGatataaggagtatttccaa GTTGAAAAGAGAGGAAGCCAAAATCACTGCCTGGGAGAACCTGCAGAAGGCAAAAGCTGAGGCAGCAATCCGAAAACTGGAG atgaagCTGGAAAAGAAGAGATCATCATCCATGGATAAGATAATGAACAAGCTAAGATCGGCTCAAAAGAGAGCCCAAGACATGAGGAGCTCGGTTTTGTCCAATCAGGCCCATCAAGTTACCAGTACTTCCCATAAGGCTCCATCATTCCGCAGAACCCGCCAGATGGGCACCTTGAGTGGTTGTTTTACCTGCCATGCTTTCTAA